Sequence from the Macaca fascicularis isolate 582-1 chromosome 16, T2T-MFA8v1.1 genome:
CAGGCCAGACTGGGGCCTCTGACCCTGACCCTTGCCTGTAGGGCTGCACGGCCACTGTGTTCCACCTTCCAGTGTGGGCGGCAGTCCAGTGCGCGTCATTCTGGGGCCTGAGCAGCGTGGCCAGAGGCTGGCCTGGGGTGGAGATGACCTGGCTGTAAGTTGTGGGTGGGGTCCTTGCTGTGCTCCTGGCAGCAGGAATCAGAGAAGCAGTAACTGGATCCGGCTGAGGGCCTGGCGGCCACCGAGGGTACACGCGGCGATCGGGTTGCGGCCAAGCCGTGAGCGTTCCACCGGGCAGCTCTACATCGGGAAGGGCTGGCCCAGGCTGGGAGCCCACACGGGGTTGGAGGAGGTGGGCAGGAACGAGAGAGGCCAAAAGGTGCAGGGCCATGAAGAGGGGCGCTGGGCCTACGCTGTGAGGAAACAGGGGTCAAccctgccctccagccctgcGGGCCCTCAGGCTGTGGACTCTGTGCAATCCAGGAGTGGCTGAAATCCAAGCTCAGAGTAATGAAAAGGACTGCTCCTAAGCTGCACATCTCTGATCCGCTCTCCCCGCCCGCCCTCTGCTGCCCGCgggccctctaagagcttcccaGGCTGCTGCCGCAGGTCACAGGCGGGTCAGAGCACACAGGGGGTCCATGACGCCGGCTGGGTCTGGGGGCCGTGGGCCAGCTGAGCCGACCTGGGGTTCTGGGGGACCGCGGGGGCCGTGAGCACTCAGAGGGAGCGTCCCAGGCCCTTCCGGGGACCCGGCCAGCCTGAAGATGCCGACCAACGGCCTGCACCAGGTGCTGAAGATCCAGTTTGGCCTCGTCAACGACACTGACCGCTACTTGACAGCCGAGAGCTTCGGCTTCAAGGTCAATGCCTCGGCGCCCAGCCTCAAGAGGAAGCAGACCTGGGTGCTGGAGCCCGACCCTGGACAAGGGTCGGCTGTGCTGCTCCGCAGCAGCCACCTGGGCCGCTACCTGTCGGCAGAAGAGGATGGGCGCGTGGCCTGCGAGGCAGAGCAGCCGGGCCGTGACTGCCGCTTCCTGGTCCTGCCGCAGCCAGATGGTCGCTGGGTGCTGCAGTCAGAGCCGCACGGCCGCTTCTTCGGAGGCACCGAGGACCAGCTGTCCTGCTTTGCCACAGCCATCTCCCCGGCCGAGCTGTGGACCGTGCACCTGGCCATCCACCCGCAGGCCCACCTGCTGAGCGTGAGCCGGCGGCGCTACGTGCACCTGTGCCCACAGGAGGACGAGATGGCTGCGGACGGTGACAAGCCCTGGGGCGTGGACGCCCTCCTCACCCTCATCTTCCGGAGCCGACAGTACTGCCTCAAGTCCTGTGACAGCCGCTACCTGCGCAGCGACGGCCGCCTGGTCTGGGAGCCAGAGCCCCGGGCCTGCTATACGCTGGAGTTCAAGGCGGGCAAGCTGGCCTTCAAGGACTGCGACGGCCGCTACCTGGCACCCGTGGGGCCTGCTGGCACCCTCAAGGCCGGCCGAAACACACGGCCCAGCAAGGACGAGCTCTTCGACCTGGAGGAGAGTCACCCTCAGGTGGTGCTGGTGGCTGCCAACCACCGCTACGTCTCTGTGCGGCAAGGTAAGGAGGGCGCAGGTGGCGACCCCCTGAGGGGTGCTGGGACCCCCCTGCTTCGGGAAAGAGGACGTGGGCGTCTCACGGGGAGTGGCGTCGTGTCTATGTGTTCGCATGTTTGTTCTGGGCTGGGGGTCCATGTGGGACATGTGTGGCCACTCAGGGTCGGGTGGGTGGGCCTCTGGCCATGTCCAGGGGACCCCCACTGAGGGGTGGTGGCTTCAGGGTCAGAGGCAAGGGTTCCTGGCCTTTCTCAGCATAGCTGGAGAATGTCTCAGCCAAGCCCTGGGCAGCTGCAGAGTCTGAGACTGGAGAGGTGTGGGCCAGGCGATGGGCAGTGCCCAGCAGGGGCAGGAGGCCTGACCTGGTGCCGTGAGGGGCATGTGGGCAGGAGGCTGTGGGGGGCCCAtatttccccttctcttcctccaccCCATTTTccggactttatttattttttgagagggagtcttgctctgtcgcccaggctggagcacagtggcgtgatcttggctcactgcaaacttcacctcccgggttcatgccattctcctgtctcagtctcccgaggagctgggactacaagcgcccggcacaacgcccagctaatttttttgtattttttagtagagacagggtttcactatgttagctaggatgatcccgatctcctgatctcgtgatccgccctccttggcctcccaaagtgctgggattataggcgtgagccactgcactcggccgcATTTTCTGGACTTTAAAGGAAGTTGGGGAGGGGCCCAGGGTAGGGCGGGGATGGCACCACCATGTGCCTGACCAGTGGAGCCTCATGTCCTCAGGAGTTGGGGGGCTTAAGGTCA
This genomic interval carries:
- the FSCN2 gene encoding fascin-2 isoform X1; this encodes MPTNGLHQVLKIQFGLVNDTDRYLTAESFGFKVNASAPSLKRKQTWVLEPDPGQGSAVLLRSSHLGRYLSAEEDGRVACEAEQPGRDCRFLVLPQPDGRWVLQSEPHGRFFGGTEDQLSCFATAISPAELWTVHLAIHPQAHLLSVSRRRYVHLCPQEDEMAADGDKPWGVDALLTLIFRSRQYCLKSCDSRYLRSDGRLVWEPEPRACYTLEFKAGKLAFKDCDGRYLAPVGPAGTLKAGRNTRPSKDELFDLEESHPQVVLVAANHRYVSVRQGVNVSANQDDELDHETFLMQIDQETKKCTFYSSTGGYWTLVTHGGIQATATQVSANTMFEMEWRGRRVALKASNGRYVCMKKNGQLAAISDFVGKDEEFTLKLINRPILVLRGLDGFVCHRRGSNQLDTNRSVYDVFHLSFSDGAYQIRGRGGGFWYTGSHGSVCSDGERAEDFVFEFRERGRLAIRARSGKYLRGGASGLLRADADAPAGTALWEY
- the FSCN2 gene encoding fascin-2 isoform X2, encoding MPTNGLHQVLKIQFGLVNDTDRYLTAESFGFKVNASAPSLKRKQTWVLEPDPGQGSAVLLRSSHLGRYLSAEEDGRVACEAEQPGRDCRFLVLPQPDGRWVLQSEPHGRFFGGTEDQLSCFATAISPAELWTVHLAIHPQAHLLSVSRRRYVHLCPQEDEMAADGDKPWGVDALLTLIFRSRQYCLKSCDSRYLRSDGRLVWEPEPRACYTLEFKAGKLAFKDCDGRYLAPVGPAGTLKAGRNTRPSKDELFDLEESHPQVVLVAANHRYVSVRQGVNVSANQDDELDHETFLMQIDQETKKCTFYSSTGGYWTLVTHGGIQATATQVQRRGVHSQAHQPAHPGAARPGRLRLPPPRLQPAGHQPLCLRRLPPELQRRRLPDPRPRRRILVHGQPRQRVQ
- the FSCN2 gene encoding fascin-2 isoform X3, giving the protein MPTNGLHQVLKIQFGLVNDTDRYLTAESFGFKVNASAPSLKRKQTWVLEPDPGQGSAVLLRSSHLGRYLSAEEDGRVACEAEQPGRDCRFLVLPQPDGRWVLQSEPHGRFFGGTEDQLSCFATAISPAELWTVHLAIHPQAHLLSVSRRRYVHLCPQEDEMAADGDKPWGVDALLTLIFRSRQYCLKSCDSRYLRSDGRLVWEPEPRACYTLEFKAGKLAFKDCDGRYLAPVGPAGTLKAGRNTRPSKDELFDLEESHPQVVLVAANHRYVSVRQVPPTPCLRWSGAAGGWHSKLAMGATCA